The Armatimonadota bacterium region CGCCGAGATCGACACCGTGTTCTCCGTCGGGGGAATGGCGCGGGTGCGCTGTAACCTCTTCCTGCAGCGGGGCAGTATCAGCGCGGCACTGCGAATCATCCCTCTGCAGCCGCCCACGATCGAGGATGCCAACCTGCCACCGGTGTTTAAAGATTTCGTTTCCCAGCAACAGGGGCTGATTCTCATCACCGGACCGACCGGCAGTGGCAAATCTACCACGATGGCGGCGATGATTGAGGAGATTAACCGTGCCCGCACCGCCAATATCGTCACTATCGAGGAGCCGATAGAGTACGTCTTCGAGGACAAGCGGAGCGTGATTCTGCAGCGCGAAGTGGGCACGGACACCGCCTCTTTTGCTACGGCTCTGCGCAGTGTGCTGCGCCAGAACCCGGATGTGATTGCCATCGGCGAGATGCGCGATGTGGAGACCATGCGCGTCGCCCTGACGGCAGCGGAGCTGGGTCATCTGGTGATTGCGACGCTACATACCATGTCTGCCCCTGCCACCATCACGCGCATCCTGAACAGCTTCCCGCCGGAGGAGCGTGTGCCTTTGCGGGTGCAGCTGGCGAATACGCTCATCTGTGCGGTGGCACAACGTCTGGTGTTACGTGCAGATGGGAAGGGCAGGCTGCCTGCCGTGGAAATCCTCGTCGGATCGCCCACCGTGCGCAAGCTGATTGAGGAAGGCAAAACAGACGACCTGTATGCCGCCATGCGCGAAGGCGAGCACTATGGCATGAACACGTTGAATCAAGCGTTGGAGCAGCTGTATGCGGCACAGCTAATCACCTACGAAGAGGCTCTGGCAAACGCGAGCAATGTGGCGGAGCTGAAGCAGATGCTCCGCCACCGCTAACCGTTAGATTAAATCCGCTGCCGTGATGATGCTCTCGGCGATTTCGCGCATCTTCTTGTTCTGGTTGCGCGCCTGGAAGTGGATGCGCTTGAACGCCTCCTCTTCGGTCAGCCCGAGACGCTGCATGAGGATGCCTTTGGCACGCTCGATCAACTTGCGGGTCTCGAGGGCTTCCTTCAGTTCCTCTACTTCGCGGTTACGTGCCTGCAGCTCGCGGAAGCGGAGCATGGCAATCTCAATAGCGGGACCCAGGTCCTCCTTGCGGAACGGCTTCACCAGATAGCCGAACGCGCCCGCTTCGCTGGCTGCTTCTACCAGCTCCTGCTCGCTGTAAGCGGTGAGAAACACGATGGCGCAGGGGCGTTCCTGAACGATCGCACGCGCTGCCTCGATGCCGTCCAGCTCCGGCATACGGATATCCATGATGATCAAATCGGGCTCATGCACCCGAGCTGCCTGCACTGCCTGCACGCCGTTTTCTGCCTCAGCCACCACCTGATGCCCGATTTTCTCCAGCCGTGCCCGTAGCATCATACGGGTCAGCGGTTCATCCTCGGCAATCAGAATGCGGTAACTTTCCATCCCTTTTCCCTCACTTTTCCCACATCTTGTTTCCTGGCGGTCGCGCCGGAAAGGCGTAAACCGCTCCGTTCAATGACCCTATCACGAACCGTTCACCGTCCGTATCGGGTACGCAGAAAACATGTCCTCCCTCTAACTGGTAACTCTGCACAATCCGTCCGCTTTTTTCCTCTATCCAGTATACCACACCATGCACCGATGCGGTGAAAAGATACCCCTGTGCGAATGCACATCCTGAATCATACAGAACTTGTCCCGTTTCTGCAACCCAGCGCGGCTGTCCCGTGCGCACATCGATCGCATACACCAGCCCACGACTGCCCAGCGCACCGCAGTAGACGGTTTCGTTCTGGAGCAGGGGAGAGGGATAGCCGAAACTGTTGCCCGAGGCGGACGGTAGTTCCCACAGGATGTCGCCTGTACGAACGCGCATGGCATGGAGCACCCCATCGTTAGACGGTACCACGAGACGTACTCCATCGGTCGCCGGGGAGCCGATTGCCGGCGCGTAGTAGAACGACCGACCAAACTTCTGCTTCCATCGGAGCACACCGGTGCGGGCATCCAGTGCATACACGTGGTTATCCCAGCATCCAGCGATGAACATCCCTCGCACTGGCACGATGCGCGATTGTACAAACATCCCTGTCTGGAAGGACCACAGCTGTTTGCCGTCACGCAGGGACAGTCCGTAAATCTTGCCATCGCCTGCAGCCGTGCAGACCACGTCCTCTTCAATCCCTGCCGAAGCGAACACGGGCGGGGGCAGGTTCGCTTTCCAGATAAAACGTCCATCGGAACGGCGCAGACATACCACCGTGCCCGATGTGCTCCCCACCACGATCACGTCCTCGGTCACCGCAGGCGCCGCGACCAGAGTGCCTCCTACAGGCGTTTTCCAGCGAAGCTGACCGGAGACGATGTCCACAGCATACAGTGTGCCGTCGAAGCTGCTGATATACACCGTGCCGTTGTACACCACAGGTTGCGCCTTGACGGAGCCGCCTGTGCGGAAAGTCCATAAAGGGCGTATGGCGCCGGGTACCCGCACGACGATGGAGGCTTCATAAGGCTTCTGCTGGCATACCGCCCGAAAATCCACCCGGTGCGTTCCGGGCAGAGCATCCGCAAGGGGCACGCGCACTGTGAACAAAGAACCACCACCTTCCGCAACCACGCTGCGCCATTCCCTGTGGCCGATTCGGCTTTGCCATTGTTCAGGTTGCTCCCCTTTTGGTGCGCGCCACTGTAGTCGCGCCAGCAGGACATCGCCTTGCAGACGCACACCGCGCACGCGCAGCTGAGGTATCGGCTGAGGCGCGCGGGGCAACTCCGCCAGCAGGGTGGGCTGTGCGTTTTCCCTGGTCACACGCCAGATACGTATGGTGGAGTCGTCTATCTCCGTTTGATGATAGCTTCCTTGATAGAGCCCGCGTGCCATCAGGAACAGCACCCCGTTGCGCCACCACGTGGTGTCCTTGTGTCCATGACCTACGAATACCGCCTTCACGTTGTAGGGAGCAATGATGTCCAGCAGGCGATGTTCGTTATCCACCATTTTCTCGCCCGTTGCTACCCAGTGATGGAAAAACAGGAACACCGGCGCGCCTCTCGGCAATCGGCGCA contains the following coding sequences:
- the pilT-1 gene encoding twitching motility protein PilT → MRNVHDLLEYAIERRASDVILKAGSPPVLRIDGKVIVGDLPPLTPLDCHELAYSILYSAARDALLASAHPRESVEPLDVDEKMQQLEQHAEIDTVFSVGGMARVRCNLFLQRGSISAALRIIPLQPPTIEDANLPPVFKDFVSQQQGLILITGPTGSGKSTTMAAMIEEINRARTANIVTIEEPIEYVFEDKRSVILQREVGTDTASFATALRSVLRQNPDVIAIGEMRDVETMRVALTAAELGHLVIATLHTMSAPATITRILNSFPPEERVPLRVQLANTLICAVAQRLVLRADGKGRLPAVEILVGSPTVRKLIEEGKTDDLYAAMREGEHYGMNTLNQALEQLYAAQLITYEEALANASNVAELKQMLRHR
- a CDS encoding Fis family transcriptional regulator, with the protein product MESYRILIAEDEPLTRMMLRARLEKIGHQVVAEAENGVQAVQAARVHEPDLIIMDIRMPELDGIEAARAIVQERPCAIVFLTAYSEQELVEAASEAGAFGYLVKPFRKEDLGPAIEIAMLRFRELQARNREVEELKEALETRKLIERAKGILMQRLGLTEEEAFKRIHFQARNQNKKMREIAESIITAADLI